One window of Thioflexithrix psekupsensis genomic DNA carries:
- a CDS encoding M23 family metallopeptidase — MNIRMGLRKAAQLAVVGVMMSWYTVQAQSISGYYAPYAGGTEQRVSQDGNGTASHYGAGWAYAIDFAGVFDVHAPKEGVVEMVGQDSTKPKFCLDNPRYWNGPATYIRIKHPDGLYSYYFHLSKTDVTVNQRVERGQKIGVSGNTGCSTAAHLHFQLSKQPNMKRDSSVDVVFDDIGKPKSGKSYLSKNYRNSQLSRVVVNCPLSVNENSSNGGVCKATAYYTDNSSKTVTPSSWSDNSTALSVSTNGTLSTTNVNADTNATITGSYSENGKTMQGSATVKILNALAAPIVSIRMK, encoded by the coding sequence ATGAATATCCGAATGGGATTGAGAAAGGCGGCGCAGCTTGCGGTGGTGGGGGTAATGATGAGTTGGTATACAGTACAAGCTCAATCTATATCTGGATATTATGCTCCTTATGCAGGAGGGACAGAGCAAAGAGTTTCTCAAGACGGTAATGGAACAGCCTCCCATTATGGGGCTGGATGGGCATACGCCATAGATTTTGCCGGTGTATTTGATGTCCATGCTCCGAAAGAAGGAGTTGTTGAAATGGTAGGGCAAGATAGCACTAAACCAAAGTTCTGTCTGGATAATCCCAGATATTGGAATGGTCCAGCAACATACATACGCATTAAACATCCTGACGGTCTATACAGCTACTATTTTCACCTAAGCAAGACTGATGTAACTGTAAATCAGAGAGTTGAGCGTGGGCAAAAAATAGGAGTTTCCGGAAATACTGGTTGCTCTACGGCCGCGCATCTGCATTTCCAGTTGTCCAAGCAACCGAACATGAAACGAGACTCCTCTGTAGATGTGGTTTTTGATGACATAGGGAAGCCCAAATCTGGGAAATCATATTTGTCCAAAAATTACCGAAACTCACAGTTGAGTAGAGTTGTTGTTAATTGTCCCCTCTCAGTCAACGAGAACAGCAGCAACGGTGGAGTTTGTAAAGCTACAGCATACTACACAGATAACAGCAGCAAAACAGTCACGCCATCTTCATGGAGTGATAATAGCACCGCGTTATCTGTCAGCACTAACGGTACTCTTTCTACCACAAATGTGAATGCTGATACGAATGCGACGATCACTGGAAGCTATAGCGAGAATGGTAAGACAATGCAGGGTTCTGCAACGGTCAAGATTCTGAATGCGCTTGCAGCACCGATTGTTTCCATCCGTATGAAGTAA